One segment of Alnus glutinosa chromosome 2, dhAlnGlut1.1, whole genome shotgun sequence DNA contains the following:
- the LOC133860784 gene encoding uncharacterized protein LOC133860784 gives MPKSRRDKAVTLSKTKKKGKARKEAIVTGIREAAEKYASVYVFSFQNMRNLKFKEFREKLKSSSRFFLGSNKVMQVSLGRSAADEIMPGIHKVSKVLRGDTGLCFTNLPKEEVERIFNAYEEYDFARTGSIATEKVELKEGPLEQFTHEMEPLLRKQGMPVRLNKGVVELVSDFVVCEEGNPLSPESARTLRLLGIMMATFRLGLICRWSPEEFELYIERPDDSDVESA, from the exons ATGCCGAAGTCCAGGCGCGATAAAGCAG TTACTCTGtcgaagacgaagaagaagggGAAGGCACGCAAAGAAGCGATAGTGACTGGGATAAGGGAGGCCGCCGAGAAGTACGCTTCGGTTTACGTTTTCTCTTTCCAGAACATGAGGAACCTCAAGTTCAAGGAGTTCAGAGAAAAGCTCAAATCTTCAAGCAG atttttccTTGGGTCGAACAAAGTCATGCAGGTTTCTCTTGGTCGGTCTGCTGCTGATGAGATTATGCCTGGCATTCACAAAGTCTCGAAG GTTCTACGTGGAGATACTGGGCTTTGTTTTACCAATTTGCCAAAAGAAGAGGTTGAAAG GATATTTAATGCGTATGAGGAATATGACTTTGCAAGGACAGGAAGCATAGCAACAGAAAAG GTGGAGCTTAAGGAAGGTCCTCTAGAGCAATTTACACATGAGATGGAGCCCTTACTGCGCAAGCAAGGGATGCCTGTTCGTTTGAATAAAG GTGTTGTGGAGCTTGTTTCAGACTTCGTTGTTTGTGAGGAGGGAAACCCTTTGTCACCCGAGTCAGCTCGCACACTG CGTTTGTTAGGGATCATGATGGCTACCTTCCGGCTTGGGTTGATCTGCAGATGGAGCCCTGAGGAATTTGAACTTTATATTGAAAGGCCAGACGATTCTGATGTTGAATCTGCATAA